In Spirosoma sp. KUDC1026, the sequence TGGATGTTCGACTGCGCTTTGGCGATACCCGCCTGCGCTACGCCCTGCGACGTTTTGGCCAGGCTTACCTGGGCTTCATTGGCCGTGTACTGACGCGCCTGTACGTCGGCTGCGTTCCGCGAATCTTCCAGTTGCTTCTGGGTCAACGACTGGGCTGCGTATAAATTCTGATCCCGTTTCAGGTCGTTCTGCGCTTTGTCGCGACGCGATGCCTGCACGGCCGCGTTCGACTGGGCAACGCGCAGATTCTGCGCTACGTTGCGGGCGTTCGCCTGGGCATTCTGCAGATCAGCCTGCGCAGTAGCCAGGTCGGCCACCGTCTGCTGGTAATCGGCTTCGGCCTGCGCCAAGGCTACGTCGTACTCCTGCGGATCAATCGTTACGAGCGTCTGCCCCTGCTTTACGGTAGCGTAATCGTTCACCGTTACCGATTTCACGTAACCCGCTACGCGAGCCAGCACTGGCGCGGTGTTGCCTTCGATCTGGGCGTTGTCTGTCGATTCAAACTGCTGGCTGTGGCGAAACGCTTTAAAACCAAAATAGCCGCCAACGATCAGTACGAGACCAATAATGATGCGGGGTAAATACGTACTGATTGCGCTTTTCTCTTCCATTACTTCCTGGGTTGCCGTAGTCGTTGCCATTTTTCTGATGGTTTTTTAGGCAATTGTTACTGTTAGTTGTTTGTAAATACCTGTGGGATTATAACCGATTCAGA encodes:
- a CDS encoding HlyD family secretion protein; protein product: MATTTATQEVMEEKSAISTYLPRIIIGLVLIVGGYFGFKAFRHSQQFESTDNAQIEGNTAPVLARVAGYVKSVTVNDYATVKQGQTLVTIDPQEYDVALAQAEADYQQTVADLATAQADLQNAQANARNVAQNLRVAQSNAAVQASRRDKAQNDLKRDQNLYAAQSLTQKQLEDSRNAADVQARQYTANEAQVSLAKTSQGVAQAGIAKAQSNIQKIQAVLKVKQAAIDNAKLRLGYAQLVAPISGKLGRKNVVVGQYVQPGQNLMTIVADSTFWIVANFKETQLEKMQLGQEVDIKVDAYPDLDIKGKVSSLSEATGARFALLPPDNSSGNFVKITQRVPVKIDIVNPEKYKNQLRAGLSVDAEVRVAN